GGCGGGCGGATCGCTTGGTACAGCGAGAACGACCCGCATGGTGCGCGGATCCTCACGACCCGGCTGCCCGGTGTGGCGAATCTGGGCGATTTGCGGGCGGTGGATTTCACTGCGGTGGAACCGGTCGAGGTGCTCACCGCCGGGTTCCCGTGTCAGGACATTTCCGCGGCCGGTCGGCGCGCAGGCATCGAGAAAGGCCTTCGCAGTGAACTGTGGCACACCGTCCTGGACGCCGTTCGCGTTCTTCGACCCCGCCTCGTTGTCGTGGAGAACGTTGCCGCGCTGCGTTGGCGCAACGGCGGCCTCGACCGAGTACTCGGTGGGCTGGTCGAAACGGGGTGTGACGCGGTCTGGCGTTGCGTACGAGCCGCCGACGTCGGAGCAGCCCATCGGCGGGAGCGGGTGTTCCTTACCTGCACCGTCCGCCCTGCTGCCCGCCGGACAACGCCACGCCCAACAAGAAGGCCCGCGCGAACC
The sequence above is a segment of the Amycolatopsis sp. 2-15 genome. Coding sequences within it:
- a CDS encoding DNA cytosine methyltransferase, whose protein sequence is MTASCEDNPPGGVEAGDGLRFVATEGPVIGSLCTGVAGLDLGVASVLGGRIAWYSENDPHGARILTTRLPGVANLGDLRAVDFTAVEPVEVLTAGFPCQDISAAGRRAGIEKGLRSELWHTVLDAVRVLRPRLVVVENVAALRWRNGGLDRVLGGLVETGCDAVWRCVRAADVGAAHRRERVFLTCTVRPAARRTTPRPTRRPARTDPPARARSGPTRPSGASQTSTVAHGRRGIARSPC